In Triticum aestivum cultivar Chinese Spring chromosome 5B, IWGSC CS RefSeq v2.1, whole genome shotgun sequence, the following proteins share a genomic window:
- the LOC123110497 gene encoding uncharacterized protein, producing the protein MAALRCYSSTAAIIVPRRKICARASMDGCSSSESRQQASSLVSFACKVNKVYEDKNMGILCYTDENGELVCEGLDEGPRLTRRDMEKLSHEREPKNTAEDWRERALRIAGGIDWSGLQSAAATGKK; encoded by the exons ATGGCTGCCTTGAGGTGCTACTCGTCTACTGCTGCAATCATAGTCCCAAGGAGGAAGATCTGCGCAAGAGCTTCCATGGATGGCTGCTCCAGTTCCGAATCCAGGCAACAAGCTTCTAGTTTGGTCAGCTTCGCCTGCAAGGTGAACAAG GTTTATGAAGACAAAAACATGGGCATCCTCTGTTACACGGATGAGAATGGTGAATTGGTGTGCGAGGGCTTGGATGAAGGCCCGAGACTAACGCGGCGAGACATGGAAAAACTGAGCCACGAGAG AGAACCGAAGAACACGGCAGAAGATTGGCGGGAGAGGGCGCTGCGGATCGCGGGCGGGATCGACTGGAGCGGCCTTCAGTCTGCTGCTGCCACGGGGAAGAAGTGA
- the LOC123110496 gene encoding alanine aminotransferase 2 isoform X1: MSPASARALTVDSLNPKVLALADHLGGAVAGRAQRMQKELETNRDSYPFNEIIYCNLSNPHYLGQQPIKFFREVLALCDYPHLLDCSVTSSIFSSDAITRAREILDLIPGRAMGGYSHCQGTEGLRNAIAAGIASRDAFPCNAEDIFLTDGAAAPVHMVMHLLIRDETDGILCPIPSHFLYTSSMVLCGATLVPYYLDESGGWGVSISDLKKQLDGARSEGITVRGLVVVNPGNPTGQVLVRENQCEIVEFCRNENLVLLADEVYQENVYTDEKKFISFKKIARSMGFGEEDISLISFHSVSNGYYGECGRRGGYMEVTGFNSEVRKQVYKVASLSSCSNLAGQVLVSLVMNPPKVGDESYTSYREERDRIMLSLSRCAEAMVQAFNSLEGLTCSKAEGAMFVFPSVRLPKRAIAAAEAMNTKPDVFYALRLLENTGIVVLPGSVFGQVPGTWHFRCTILQQEEKIQLIIYRFKAFHEAFMEEFRD; encoded by the exons ATGTCTCCCGCCTCCGCGCGCGCCCTCACCGTCGACTCCCTAAACCCAAAG GTGCTGGCGCTCGCGGATCACCTCGGgggcgccgtcgccggccgcgcGCAG CGCATGCAAAAAGAGCTAGAAACAAATCGAGATTCATACCCTTTCAATGAG ATAATCTATTGCAACCTTAGCAATCCACATTACCTTGGACAACAACCAATTAAGTTCTTCCGTGAG GTTCTTGCCTTGTGTGATTACCCGCATCTACTAGACTGCAGTGTAACTAGTTCCATCTTCAG TTCTGATGCAATAACAAGGGCAAGGGAGATTCTAGACCTCATTCCTGGGAGAGCAATGGGAGGATACAGCCACTGTCAG GGTACCGAAGGGTTGCGGAATGCAATTGCTGCAGGAATAGCCTCTCGTGATGCTTTCCCATGCAATGCAGAGGACATTTTCCTAACAGATGGAGCAGCCGCGCCG GTTCATATGGTAATGCACCTATTGATACGAGATGAAACAGATGGCATCCTTTGCCCGATTCCATCACACTTTCTGTATACAAGCTCAATGGTTCTGTGTGGTGCAACTCTT GTACCATATTACCTTGACGAATCAGGAGGTTGGGGCGTGAGTATTTCGGACCTGAAAAAGCAGCTGGATGGTGCCCGATCTGAGGGCATCACTGTTAGGGGACTTGTGGTTGTAAATCCAGGCAATCCTACTGGGCAG GTTCTTGTGAGGGAAAACCAGTGTGAAATAGTGGAATTCTGCAGAAATGAAAACCTTGTTCTTCTAGCAGACGAG GTTTACCAAGAAAATGTTTACACAGATGAAAAGAAATTCATCTCTTTCAAGAAGATAGCACGGTCCATGGGTTTTGGTGAAGAAGATATTTCTTTAATATCATTCCATTCAGTTTCTAATG GATACTATGGAGAATGTGGGAGAAGAGGGGGTTACATGGAGGTCACTGGCTTCAATTCTGAAGTTCGGAAACAAGTATACAAAGTGGCATCCCTAAGCTCATGCTCCAACTTAGCCGGCCAGGTCCTCGTGAGCCTAGTCATGAACCCACCAAAG GTTGGAGATGAGTCATACACCTCTTACCGGGAAGAAAGAGATCGCATTATGTTATCATTATCCCGATGTGCAGAG GCGATGGTGCAGGCATTCAACAGCCTGGAAGGCCTGACTTGCAGCAAGGCTGAAGGGGCAATGTTTGTATTCCCATCTGTTCGGTTGCCTAAAAGGGCGATTGCGGCTGCTGAGGCAATGAACACCAAACCAGATGTGTTCTACGCTCTCCGCCTTCTTGAAAACACTGGCATCGTCGTCTTGCCTGGTTCTGTGTTTGGACAA GTACCTGGCACATGGCATTTCAGATGCACAATCCTGCAACAGGAGGAGAAAATACAACTGATCATCTATCGCTTTAAGGCGTTCCATGAAGCTTTCATGGAAGAATTTCGCGATTAA
- the LOC123110496 gene encoding alanine aminotransferase 2 isoform X2, whose product MQKELETNRDSYPFNEIIYCNLSNPHYLGQQPIKFFREVLALCDYPHLLDCSVTSSIFSSDAITRAREILDLIPGRAMGGYSHCQGTEGLRNAIAAGIASRDAFPCNAEDIFLTDGAAAPVHMVMHLLIRDETDGILCPIPSHFLYTSSMVLCGATLVPYYLDESGGWGVSISDLKKQLDGARSEGITVRGLVVVNPGNPTGQVLVRENQCEIVEFCRNENLVLLADEVYQENVYTDEKKFISFKKIARSMGFGEEDISLISFHSVSNGYYGECGRRGGYMEVTGFNSEVRKQVYKVASLSSCSNLAGQVLVSLVMNPPKVGDESYTSYREERDRIMLSLSRCAEAMVQAFNSLEGLTCSKAEGAMFVFPSVRLPKRAIAAAEAMNTKPDVFYALRLLENTGIVVLPGSVFGQVPGTWHFRCTILQQEEKIQLIIYRFKAFHEAFMEEFRD is encoded by the exons ATGCAAAAAGAGCTAGAAACAAATCGAGATTCATACCCTTTCAATGAG ATAATCTATTGCAACCTTAGCAATCCACATTACCTTGGACAACAACCAATTAAGTTCTTCCGTGAG GTTCTTGCCTTGTGTGATTACCCGCATCTACTAGACTGCAGTGTAACTAGTTCCATCTTCAG TTCTGATGCAATAACAAGGGCAAGGGAGATTCTAGACCTCATTCCTGGGAGAGCAATGGGAGGATACAGCCACTGTCAG GGTACCGAAGGGTTGCGGAATGCAATTGCTGCAGGAATAGCCTCTCGTGATGCTTTCCCATGCAATGCAGAGGACATTTTCCTAACAGATGGAGCAGCCGCGCCG GTTCATATGGTAATGCACCTATTGATACGAGATGAAACAGATGGCATCCTTTGCCCGATTCCATCACACTTTCTGTATACAAGCTCAATGGTTCTGTGTGGTGCAACTCTT GTACCATATTACCTTGACGAATCAGGAGGTTGGGGCGTGAGTATTTCGGACCTGAAAAAGCAGCTGGATGGTGCCCGATCTGAGGGCATCACTGTTAGGGGACTTGTGGTTGTAAATCCAGGCAATCCTACTGGGCAG GTTCTTGTGAGGGAAAACCAGTGTGAAATAGTGGAATTCTGCAGAAATGAAAACCTTGTTCTTCTAGCAGACGAG GTTTACCAAGAAAATGTTTACACAGATGAAAAGAAATTCATCTCTTTCAAGAAGATAGCACGGTCCATGGGTTTTGGTGAAGAAGATATTTCTTTAATATCATTCCATTCAGTTTCTAATG GATACTATGGAGAATGTGGGAGAAGAGGGGGTTACATGGAGGTCACTGGCTTCAATTCTGAAGTTCGGAAACAAGTATACAAAGTGGCATCCCTAAGCTCATGCTCCAACTTAGCCGGCCAGGTCCTCGTGAGCCTAGTCATGAACCCACCAAAG GTTGGAGATGAGTCATACACCTCTTACCGGGAAGAAAGAGATCGCATTATGTTATCATTATCCCGATGTGCAGAG GCGATGGTGCAGGCATTCAACAGCCTGGAAGGCCTGACTTGCAGCAAGGCTGAAGGGGCAATGTTTGTATTCCCATCTGTTCGGTTGCCTAAAAGGGCGATTGCGGCTGCTGAGGCAATGAACACCAAACCAGATGTGTTCTACGCTCTCCGCCTTCTTGAAAACACTGGCATCGTCGTCTTGCCTGGTTCTGTGTTTGGACAA GTACCTGGCACATGGCATTTCAGATGCACAATCCTGCAACAGGAGGAGAAAATACAACTGATCATCTATCGCTTTAAGGCGTTCCATGAAGCTTTCATGGAAGAATTTCGCGATTAA
- the LOC123110498 gene encoding GTP 3',8-cyclase, mitochondrial, with product MQPAASHVTSTLRRRLLSASRRPPCLPPPTSPPVSRGAVTEERDPWSSPATTSSCSPTAPPPAAAPAPRPLSAPVAGNWPHHQLHRLNVPDHQVDAMRVGLRSLTSTSVSTRVAYSHRCSNAYSTCCAPKREVIPVETPSSDMLVDSFGRFHNYLRISLTERCNLRCQYCMPAEGVELTPKSELLSHDEIIRIANLFVISGVDKIRLTGGEPTVRKDLEDICLHLSGLKGLKTLAMTTNGIVLSKKLPRLKECGLNALNISLDTLIPAKFEFMTRRKGHSKVMESIDTAIQLGYDPVKVNCVIMRGMNDDEICDFVELTRHKPINVRFIEFMPFDGNVWNVKKLVPYAEILDKVRQHFKGVERLQDHPSDTAKNFKIDGHAGTISFITSMTEHFCAGCNRLRLLADGNFKVCLFGPSEVSLREPIHSGIDDAGLKEIISAAVKRKKAKHAGMFDIAKTANRPMIHIGG from the exons ATGCAGCCCGCCGCCTCCCACGTGACCTCcactctccgccgccgcctcctctccgccTCCCGGCGGCCTCCCTGCCTCCCCCCTCCGACCTCCCCGCCCGTCTCCCGCGGAGCCGTGACGGAGGAGAGGGACCCATggagctcgccggcgaccacctcgAGCTGCTcccccaccgccccgccgccggctgCTGCTCCCGCCCCCCGCCCCCTCTCCGCTCCCGTCGCCGGGAACTGGCCGCACCACCAGCTCCACCGCCTCAACGTCCCCGACCACCAG GTTGATGCTATGAGGGTAGGACTCCGAAGTCTGACCAGCACTTCCGTTTCAACCAGAGTCGCCTACAGCCACAGGTGCTCCAATGCATATTCGACTTGTTGCGCCCCAAAGCGAGAAGTGATACCAGTGGAAACACCCTCATCGGATATGCTTGTCGATTCGTTCGGGAGGTTCCACAACTACTTGAGGATCTCCTTGACCGAGCGCTGTAATCTGAGATGTCAGTACTGCATGCCTGCCGAAGGAGTCGAGCTCACACCAAAGTCAGAGCTTCTGTCACATGACGAGATAATCCGAATTGCCAATCTTTTTGTTATTTCTGGTGTCGACAAGATCAGGTTAACTGGTGGAGAACCAACCGTTAGAAAAGACCTGGAAGATATTTGTTTGCATCTTTCTGGCCTCAAGGGGCTGAAAACTCTTGCGATGACCACAAATGGGATCGTCCTTTCCAAGAAGCTCCCGAGACTGAAAGAATGTGGTCTTAACGCTTTAAATATTAGCTTGGACACATTGATTCCTGCAAAGTTTGAGTTCATGACGAGGCGTAAAGGGCACTCGAAGGTCATGGAATCAATAGATACTGCCATACAACTTGGATATGACCCCGTCAAG GTTAACTGTGTTATCATGCGTGGAATGAATGATGATGAAATCTGCGATTTTGTTGAATTGACTAGACACAAGCCTATTAATGTTCGATTTATTGAGTTTATGCCATTTGATGGTAATGTTTGGAATGTCAAGAAGCTGGTCCCTTATGCAGAGATACTGGATAAAGTG CGTCAACATTTCAAAGGTGTAGAGAGACTTCAAGATCACCCTTCAGACACCGCAAAGAATTTCAAGATTGATGGGCATGCTGGAACAATTTCATTTATTACATCAATGACAGAGCATTTTTGTGCTGGTTGCAATAGATTGCGATTATTGGCTGATGGCAACTTCAAAGTGTGCTTATTTGGCCCCTCGGAG GTGAGCTTGAGAGAGCCTATACATTCTGGTATTGATGATGCTGGACTGAAGGAAATAATTAGTGCTGCG GTTAAAAGGAAAAAAGCTAAACATGCTGGGATGTTTGATATTGCGAAGACAGCAAATAGACCTATGATACATATCGGTGGCTGA